Proteins encoded in a region of the Nitrospira sp. genome:
- a CDS encoding glucosidase: MAQTSEHCRLEEAKAKTAAWKEWGPYLSERQWGTVREDYSTDGNAWDYFSHDQSRSRAYRWGEDGLAGICDDHQVLCFAPAFWNGKDPILKERIFGLTNSEGNHGEDVKDYYFYLDSTPTHSYMKYLYKYPQAAFPYEDLVSTNRRRTRHDMEYELLDTGIFNDDRYFDVFVEYAKAAPNNILIKITIHNRGPEKAGLHVLPTLWFRNTWSWAYGGSKPELRRVKGAKGPVVHAHHTDPLFQESLTDYHLYCDGEIPLLFTDNETNHAKLFGGSNSGPYVKDGINDYVVQGKRDAVNPDGTGTKVSAHYQLTVNPRSEQTIRLRLAEAAPGELRDPFGEFDAQFKARQKEADEFYDAVTPAAVKADPDRANVMRQGLAGMLWSKQYYYYDVDRWLEERHAHPLHKGTNVVRNREWFHMVNDDIISMPDKWEYPWYAAWDLAFHTTALSVVDPDFARHQLDLMLTGHYLHPNGQVPAYEWNFSDVNPPVHAWATLFLHRMDVGRRGEADIEFLKAAFSKLTLNFTWWVNRKDRNGKNVFEGGFLGLDNIGVFDRSAPLPTGGHLEQADGTAWMALFSQNMAELAVELVSQDPMYDDLAAKFFEHFIWIAAGMNGSAADGIGMWDEKDGFYYDLLRLPDGSATHLKVRSMVGLLPLCATTVFEQWQRERVPHARRIIAERFTRMPELFKWIHPTGQGHLGVDERGIMALVTPERLRRILAIMLSEDEFLGPHGLRSISKFHDQNPYVFYVNGQEYRVGYLPAESDTGMFGGNSNWRGPVWVPVNVLIIRALVQFYLYYGDNFKIECPTGSGRLMNLFEVAREIVERLTRIFLRDNSGRRPVFGGAEKFQTDRHWRDNLLFYEYFHGDNGAGLGASHQTGWTGCVAALIELFGRVDPKKLLEGGKKAAHSRDAQTR; the protein is encoded by the coding sequence ATGGCACAGACGTCAGAACATTGCCGGTTGGAGGAAGCCAAAGCAAAAACCGCTGCTTGGAAAGAATGGGGTCCATATCTAAGCGAACGGCAATGGGGCACGGTCCGGGAAGATTACAGTACGGACGGCAATGCCTGGGACTATTTCAGCCATGACCAGTCGCGATCGCGGGCCTATCGCTGGGGAGAAGATGGATTGGCGGGGATTTGTGACGACCACCAAGTCCTCTGTTTTGCGCCGGCGTTCTGGAACGGCAAGGACCCTATCCTCAAAGAACGGATCTTCGGCTTGACGAACAGCGAAGGTAATCATGGCGAGGACGTGAAGGACTACTATTTCTACCTCGACAGTACCCCGACGCACTCTTACATGAAGTACCTGTACAAGTATCCGCAGGCCGCTTTTCCGTACGAGGACTTGGTCTCGACGAATCGGCGCCGAACCCGCCATGATATGGAGTATGAACTCCTCGATACAGGGATTTTCAACGACGACCGGTATTTCGACGTGTTTGTCGAGTATGCAAAGGCGGCACCGAACAACATACTGATCAAAATAACGATTCATAATCGTGGTCCGGAGAAGGCCGGCCTCCATGTCTTGCCCACGCTCTGGTTTCGGAATACCTGGTCCTGGGCCTATGGAGGCAGCAAGCCGGAGCTGCGCAGGGTGAAAGGAGCGAAAGGTCCCGTTGTTCATGCCCATCACACGGATCCCCTGTTCCAGGAGTCCCTCACCGACTACCATCTGTATTGCGACGGCGAGATTCCATTGCTGTTCACGGACAACGAAACCAACCATGCCAAGCTCTTCGGCGGCTCCAACTCGGGCCCCTACGTCAAAGACGGAATCAACGACTATGTCGTGCAGGGGAAACGGGATGCGGTCAACCCGGACGGGACCGGAACAAAAGTCTCCGCTCACTACCAACTCACCGTCAACCCCCGCAGTGAACAGACGATTCGCCTTCGTCTTGCCGAGGCTGCTCCCGGCGAGTTGCGGGACCCGTTTGGAGAATTCGACGCTCAATTCAAGGCGCGGCAGAAGGAGGCGGATGAGTTCTATGATGCCGTGACCCCCGCCGCAGTCAAAGCCGATCCGGATCGCGCCAACGTCATGCGCCAAGGACTCGCAGGCATGCTCTGGAGCAAGCAATACTATTATTACGACGTCGACCGCTGGCTTGAGGAACGTCACGCTCATCCGCTCCACAAAGGAACCAATGTCGTCCGGAATCGGGAGTGGTTCCACATGGTGAACGACGACATTATCTCGATGCCGGACAAGTGGGAGTATCCCTGGTACGCCGCATGGGACTTGGCGTTCCATACGACGGCTTTATCCGTCGTCGATCCCGACTTCGCGCGGCATCAGTTGGATCTCATGCTGACCGGCCATTACCTGCATCCGAACGGACAGGTGCCGGCCTACGAATGGAACTTCAGCGATGTGAACCCTCCTGTCCATGCCTGGGCCACGCTCTTTCTTCATCGAATGGATGTCGGACGCCGCGGCGAGGCGGACATCGAGTTTCTCAAGGCGGCATTCTCCAAACTGACGCTCAATTTCACCTGGTGGGTGAACCGCAAGGACCGGAACGGCAAGAACGTATTTGAAGGCGGCTTTCTCGGCCTCGACAACATCGGCGTGTTCGATCGTAGTGCTCCATTGCCGACGGGCGGCCATTTGGAGCAAGCCGACGGGACGGCATGGATGGCTCTGTTCAGCCAGAATATGGCGGAGTTGGCCGTGGAGCTTGTGTCTCAGGACCCCATGTACGACGACTTGGCCGCGAAGTTTTTCGAACATTTCATATGGATCGCGGCAGGTATGAACGGCTCTGCGGCCGACGGGATCGGGATGTGGGATGAGAAAGATGGGTTCTACTATGACCTCCTCCGCCTCCCGGACGGAAGCGCGACTCATCTGAAAGTCCGGTCGATGGTCGGTCTGTTGCCTCTCTGTGCGACGACGGTCTTTGAGCAATGGCAACGCGAACGGGTGCCGCACGCGAGACGGATCATTGCGGAGCGATTCACAAGGATGCCCGAGCTGTTCAAGTGGATTCATCCTACCGGGCAGGGACATCTCGGGGTGGACGAGCGCGGAATCATGGCTCTCGTCACTCCGGAGCGCCTGCGCCGCATCCTGGCGATCATGCTCAGCGAAGACGAGTTTCTCGGTCCCCACGGGCTGCGGTCGATTTCGAAGTTCCACGACCAGAATCCCTATGTGTTTTACGTGAACGGCCAGGAGTATCGGGTCGGGTACCTGCCGGCTGAATCGGACACGGGCATGTTCGGCGGCAATTCCAACTGGCGGGGACCCGTCTGGGTGCCGGTCAATGTGCTCATCATTCGAGCCCTCGTCCAGTTCTATCTCTATTATGGGGATAACTTTAAGATCGAATGTCCGACCGGATCCGGACGGTTGATGAATCTGTTCGAGGTGGCCAGGGAAATTGTCGAACGGCTCACACGGATCTTTCTCCGCGACAACAGCGGACGCCGTCCGGTATTCGGCGGGGCGGAAAAGTTCCAAACCGATCGTCATTGGCGCGACAATCTGCTGTTCTATGAGTATTTTCATGGCGATAACGGGGCCGGTTTGGGGGCAAGCCATCAGACGGGATGGACCGGTTGCGTCGCGGCGCTCATCGAACTGTTCGGCAGGGTCGACCCAAAGAAGCTCTTAGAGGGAGGGAAGAAGGCGGCCCACAGTCGGGACGCCCAGACCCGCTGA
- a CDS encoding acetate/propionate family kinase: MADTILVVNAGSSSIKFSVFHVGALSDLSLTFKGQVDGIGTHPRLRARDPGGHPLVDQTFPAADIPDVAVAMGRVGMWLREHLAGEVPVAIGHRVAHGGPTYRAPVVVDNDTLAALERLVPLAPMHQPYNLRPIRTIQERFPRTVQVACFDTGFHQGHPDVADRFAIPEALYQEGVRRYGFHGLSYEYIARALPRVAPEIAQGSVVIAHLGSGASMCAIKGGRSVDSTMAFTGLDGLPMGTRCGQIDPGVLLYLVSEKGYGAKELERFLYHETGLRGLSGISNDVRDLLASDDPRARLALDYFVYRVERELGSLAAAMQGVDALVLTAGISENSPEMRARICRGAAWLGLTLDEAANSVGGPRISTSDSQVSAWVIPTDEERMIAEHTLKVWREQ; encoded by the coding sequence ATGGCCGATACGATTCTCGTCGTCAACGCCGGCTCCTCCAGCATCAAGTTCTCCGTCTTCCACGTCGGAGCGCTGTCCGACCTTTCACTGACGTTCAAGGGTCAGGTGGACGGAATCGGCACCCATCCGCGCCTGCGAGCACGAGACCCCGGCGGCCACCCCTTGGTGGATCAGACGTTCCCAGCGGCAGACATCCCCGATGTGGCCGTCGCCATGGGACGCGTCGGCATGTGGCTCCGCGAGCACTTGGCCGGGGAGGTGCCGGTGGCCATCGGGCATCGGGTGGCCCACGGTGGCCCAACTTACCGGGCGCCGGTGGTGGTGGACAACGATACCCTGGCGGCGCTGGAACGGCTCGTCCCGCTCGCCCCGATGCACCAGCCTTACAACCTCCGCCCTATCCGCACGATCCAAGAGCGCTTCCCCCGCACCGTGCAAGTTGCCTGCTTCGACACCGGTTTCCACCAGGGGCACCCAGACGTGGCGGACCGGTTCGCCATCCCGGAGGCCCTCTATCAAGAAGGGGTCCGCCGCTACGGGTTCCACGGACTGTCCTACGAGTACATCGCGCGTGCCCTCCCCCGCGTGGCTCCCGAGATCGCCCAGGGATCGGTGGTCATCGCCCACCTGGGCAGTGGCGCCAGCATGTGTGCCATCAAGGGCGGGCGGAGTGTGGACAGCACCATGGCCTTCACGGGGCTGGACGGCTTGCCCATGGGCACACGTTGCGGCCAGATCGATCCCGGTGTCCTCCTATATCTCGTGTCTGAGAAGGGGTACGGCGCCAAGGAGCTGGAACGATTTCTCTACCATGAGACGGGACTGCGCGGGCTCTCTGGCATCAGCAACGACGTGCGCGACCTGCTGGCAAGCGATGACCCTCGGGCCAGGCTCGCCCTGGACTACTTCGTCTATCGCGTGGAGCGGGAACTGGGCTCCCTGGCGGCGGCAATGCAGGGCGTGGATGCACTCGTCCTCACGGCCGGCATCAGTGAGAATTCTCCTGAGATGCGAGCCCGTATCTGCAGAGGCGCCGCATGGCTTGGTCTCACGCTGGACGAGGCAGCCAACAGCGTGGGTGGGCCGCGCATCTCGACGTCGGACTCGCAGGTCTCGGCCTGGGTCATTCCGACGGACGAGGAGCGGATGATCGCCGAGCATACTCTGAAGGTCTGGCGGGAGCAGTGA
- a CDS encoding phosphate acetyltransferase: MAIGTTENTEHRGTGKYEALLARCKGMAAVPTAVAHPCDDASLGAVVEAAEAGIIIPILVGPAEKIRRVAKESALDITPYEIVDAPHSHAAAAGAVELVRLGRAKLLMKGSLHTDELMGEVVKRETGLRTARRISHVFVMDVPTYHKVFAVTDAAINIFPSLEDKADILQNAIDFFVALGWKQPKVAILSAVETINPKIPSTIEAAALCKMAERGQIHGGILDGPLAFDNAISVEAARIKKIDSPVAGNPDIVLVPDLEAGNMLVKNLTFLSRADGAAVVLGAKVPIILTSRADNQRTRMASCAVAALYAHALAARAGVGER, encoded by the coding sequence ATGGCGATAGGAACAACTGAGAACACCGAGCACCGCGGCACCGGCAAGTATGAAGCGCTCCTGGCCCGCTGCAAGGGCATGGCGGCGGTCCCGACGGCGGTCGCCCATCCGTGCGACGACGCCTCGCTCGGCGCCGTGGTTGAGGCGGCTGAGGCGGGGATCATCATTCCGATTCTCGTGGGCCCGGCCGAGAAGATCCGCCGGGTTGCGAAGGAGTCAGCGCTCGACATCACGCCCTACGAAATTGTCGATGCTCCCCATAGCCACGCCGCTGCGGCGGGGGCGGTCGAGTTGGTCCGGCTGGGTCGGGCGAAACTTCTAATGAAGGGGAGCCTTCACACCGACGAGCTGATGGGCGAGGTGGTCAAGCGTGAAACGGGTCTGCGGACCGCGCGGCGGATCAGCCATGTCTTTGTGATGGACGTGCCCACCTACCACAAGGTGTTCGCCGTCACTGATGCCGCCATCAACATCTTCCCCAGCCTCGAGGACAAGGCGGATATCCTGCAGAATGCCATCGATTTCTTTGTCGCGTTGGGCTGGAAGCAACCCAAGGTGGCCATCCTCTCGGCCGTGGAGACCATCAATCCGAAGATTCCCTCCACCATCGAGGCGGCGGCCCTCTGCAAGATGGCCGAACGAGGACAGATCCACGGTGGCATCCTGGATGGACCGCTGGCCTTCGACAACGCCATCAGCGTCGAGGCGGCCAGGATCAAGAAGATCGACTCGCCCGTAGCCGGCAACCCGGACATCGTGTTGGTGCCGGACCTAGAGGCCGGGAACATGCTGGTGAAGAACTTGACGTTCCTCTCGCGGGCCGATGGGGCCGCCGTCGTGTTGGGTGCGAAGGTCCCCATCATCCTCACCAGCCGAGCCGATAACCAGCGGACCAGGATGGCCTCATGCGCGGTTGCCGCGCTCTACGCGCACGCGCTGGCCGCCCGGGCCGGGGTGGGAGAAAGATAG
- a CDS encoding DUF3141 domain-containing protein: MQTETPADDRTRSEVSSDRHQTKTPTPGVSDRKLLDPTFSAMPNPWLPAWDYWVDAWQRTVLFWDVLRQRSDQYYEQKAKAVPHVLIFGHEAVLDGRTFDRPVNYGLVRIKPPEGVVIDQKKRPFVVVDPRAGHGPGIGGFKADSELGVAMRAGHPCYFVGFSPDPMPGQTIEDVMLAEAMFLEKVIALHPDADGKPCVIGNCQAGWAVMMLAATRPELFGPIIIAGSPLSYWAGTVGQNPMRYTGGLMGGSWLTVLTSDLGAGKFDGANIVANFENLNPANTLWTKNYNVWAKVDTEGTRFLEFEKWWGGHVNLTAEEMQWIVDQLFIGNRLATAEIVTRDGVRIDLRNIRSPIVCFCSKGDNITPPEQALGWICDLYQNDEDILAQGQTIVYAVHESVGHLGIFVSGGVARKEHEEFASNIDLIDVLPPGLYEAVMTRKTADSAHPELVGSDWIVRFERRSLNDIRAIVSPDPENERRFATVRRLSEINLGLYRTILQPFVRPFASEQTAQWLHTLNPSELPFELFSNRNPVMQYIADLAEQVRKQRRPASPDNPLLQAQARFSEGIIAVLDGWRDLRDRSLEQMFLAIYSTPLLQALVGLSASEESPRRQPGIEPERLTFIQGRIAELKARIAEGGWREAAFRGMLYIGMAGPGVEERAFNQLRQMRAKQGGLTLEEFKRVLREQFLALMLDQEGAVDAIPKMLHDDPDARTKTLAAIRAVASATGEMSGERAARLARIEAMLREPAPRLDA, translated from the coding sequence ATGCAGACCGAGACGCCGGCAGACGACCGCACGCGATCCGAAGTCTCGAGTGACCGTCATCAGACAAAGACTCCGACCCCGGGCGTATCCGATCGGAAGCTGCTCGATCCCACATTCTCGGCCATGCCGAACCCCTGGCTGCCTGCTTGGGACTATTGGGTGGACGCCTGGCAGCGCACGGTCCTGTTCTGGGATGTGCTGCGGCAGCGCAGTGACCAATACTATGAGCAGAAGGCGAAGGCAGTACCACACGTGCTCATTTTCGGCCACGAAGCGGTGCTGGACGGAAGGACCTTCGACCGGCCGGTCAATTATGGGCTGGTGAGGATCAAGCCGCCGGAAGGGGTGGTCATCGACCAAAAGAAACGCCCGTTCGTGGTAGTGGACCCGCGCGCCGGGCATGGTCCGGGCATCGGAGGCTTTAAGGCCGACAGCGAACTGGGCGTGGCGATGCGCGCCGGTCATCCCTGCTACTTCGTCGGCTTCTCCCCCGACCCGATGCCGGGCCAGACTATCGAAGACGTCATGCTGGCCGAAGCGATGTTCTTGGAGAAGGTCATCGCCCTCCACCCTGACGCCGACGGCAAGCCCTGCGTGATCGGCAACTGCCAGGCCGGTTGGGCGGTGATGATGCTGGCCGCGACGCGGCCTGAGCTGTTTGGGCCGATCATCATTGCCGGCTCGCCTCTGTCCTACTGGGCCGGAACCGTGGGCCAGAACCCGATGCGATATACGGGCGGACTCATGGGTGGAAGCTGGCTGACCGTGCTGACCAGCGACCTCGGCGCCGGCAAATTCGACGGCGCGAATATAGTCGCCAACTTCGAGAATCTCAATCCCGCCAACACCCTCTGGACCAAGAATTACAACGTCTGGGCCAAGGTCGACACAGAGGGGACGCGCTTCCTGGAATTCGAGAAATGGTGGGGTGGCCATGTCAACCTTACTGCCGAGGAAATGCAATGGATCGTCGATCAACTGTTCATCGGTAACAGGCTGGCGACTGCTGAAATCGTCACCCGTGATGGGGTGCGGATCGACCTGCGGAATATTCGCTCACCCATCGTCTGCTTCTGCTCCAAGGGGGACAACATCACCCCGCCGGAGCAGGCCCTCGGTTGGATCTGCGACCTCTATCAGAATGACGAGGATATCCTCGCCCAGGGCCAGACCATCGTCTATGCCGTCCACGAGAGCGTCGGCCATCTCGGCATCTTCGTTTCCGGCGGCGTGGCCCGCAAGGAGCACGAAGAATTCGCTTCGAATATCGATTTGATCGACGTGCTGCCGCCCGGGCTGTACGAGGCGGTGATGACACGCAAGACCGCGGACTCGGCCCATCCGGAACTGGTCGGGAGCGACTGGATCGTCCGCTTCGAGCGGCGCAGCCTGAATGACATCCGGGCCATTGTCTCGCCCGACCCCGAGAACGAGCGCCGGTTCGCGACCGTGCGGCGCCTGTCGGAGATCAATCTCGGCCTGTACCGCACCATCCTGCAACCGTTTGTTCGGCCGTTCGCGAGCGAGCAGACAGCCCAATGGCTCCATACACTCAATCCCTCCGAACTGCCCTTCGAGCTGTTTTCAAATCGCAACCCTGTGATGCAGTACATCGCCGACCTTGCCGAACAGGTCCGGAAACAGCGTCGGCCTGCCTCGCCCGACAATCCCTTGCTCCAGGCGCAGGCCAGATTCTCGGAGGGGATTATCGCCGTGCTCGACGGCTGGCGCGATCTGCGGGATCGCAGTCTCGAACAGATGTTCCTGGCGATCTACAGCACTCCCTTGTTACAAGCCCTGGTGGGGCTGAGCGCCTCGGAAGAGAGTCCTCGTCGGCAGCCGGGGATCGAACCGGAACGACTGACCTTCATCCAGGGGCGGATCGCCGAGCTCAAGGCAAGGATTGCCGAAGGCGGGTGGCGCGAAGCGGCGTTCCGCGGCATGCTCTACATCGGCATGGCGGGACCAGGAGTGGAAGAGCGCGCGTTCAATCAGTTGCGTCAGATGCGTGCCAAACAGGGCGGCCTGACCTTGGAGGAGTTCAAGCGGGTGCTACGCGAGCAGTTCCTGGCCTTGATGCTCGACCAGGAGGGCGCGGTCGACGCGATCCCCAAAATGTTGCACGACGATCCCGACGCCAGGACAAAGACGCTGGCGGCGATCCGCGCTGTCGCGTCGGCAACCGGCGAGATGAGCGGTGAACGGGCAGCGCGACTGGCGCGGATCGAGGCCATGCTGCGAGAGCCGGCGCCTCGGCTGGATGCATAG
- a CDS encoding endonuclease/exonuclease/phosphatase family protein, with translation MTRLLRMITVVTLSLVSLSCQTASPQDQRSTIAETSEQMPETFKVLTYNALHGLLTGTFGVAPGETPEQNETRFRLLIAQLARVQPDIAFLQEVNPLPLRSEAYVGALEELGLAYDEVHQVDACGIRTGEKRALFADLNNGLVILAKKPLRLRKLAGLKLSGEKGECHTDRGFQLEELRYALIAEITIPGSSRRHLVATTHLHSGFEAGRSFLAHLASLHSQGRLSKYRSLRWNVEQSRLRRIGEIDRLNRALQKLKREEDYAGILFGGDLNFESDDPEYEEIQLLRYVDTTRVSGGDVGFYTADPPRNRLIPDAMTSPLPSVLTDMIRGEGDDLQADITRAYRTEMQRPRQIDYLIEDSFLPGYCPTQSLFGLETDEAGLPASDHYGLLNSYVLSPEVCARPGIL, from the coding sequence ATGACGAGACTGCTCCGCATGATCACGGTCGTCACGCTGAGCCTTGTGTCGCTGTCCTGCCAAACAGCGAGCCCTCAGGATCAGCGGTCCACCATCGCCGAAACCTCGGAACAGATGCCGGAGACGTTTAAAGTCCTCACCTATAACGCCTTGCATGGATTGCTGACCGGGACATTCGGAGTCGCTCCCGGAGAAACGCCGGAGCAGAACGAGACCAGATTCCGTTTGCTGATCGCCCAACTGGCCAGAGTGCAGCCCGATATCGCTTTTCTGCAGGAGGTCAATCCCTTGCCCCTCCGATCGGAGGCCTATGTCGGCGCCCTCGAGGAACTGGGATTGGCTTATGATGAGGTGCACCAGGTGGATGCATGCGGAATCCGCACCGGCGAGAAACGGGCCCTGTTCGCCGATTTGAACAACGGACTGGTCATCCTGGCAAAGAAGCCGCTCCGGCTCCGCAAACTCGCAGGGCTGAAACTAAGCGGGGAAAAAGGCGAGTGTCACACGGATCGTGGCTTCCAACTCGAAGAGTTGCGCTATGCGCTCATCGCGGAGATCACGATTCCGGGAAGCAGCCGGAGGCATCTGGTCGCTACAACCCACCTGCATTCGGGCTTTGAAGCGGGCCGGTCATTCTTAGCCCATTTGGCCTCCCTGCATTCGCAAGGCCGGCTTTCCAAGTACCGGTCGTTGCGGTGGAATGTCGAGCAGTCGCGGTTGAGGCGGATCGGAGAAATCGACCGGTTGAACCGCGCGTTGCAGAAGCTCAAGCGTGAGGAGGATTATGCGGGGATTCTCTTCGGCGGAGACTTGAATTTCGAGTCGGATGACCCCGAATACGAGGAGATTCAGCTTCTCCGGTATGTCGATACGACTCGTGTGAGCGGGGGAGACGTCGGCTTCTATACCGCCGATCCCCCCAGGAACCGGCTGATACCGGACGCAATGACCTCGCCGCTTCCGTCCGTTCTGACGGATATGATCCGGGGTGAGGGCGACGACCTGCAGGCCGATATCACTCGCGCGTACCGAACCGAGATGCAACGTCCAAGACAGATCGACTACTTGATCGAGGACTCCTTTCTCCCCGGCTACTGTCCGACACAATCGCTTTTCGGGCTGGAGACGGACGAGGCCGGACTGCCGGCGTCCGATCATTACGGTCTCTTGAACTCTTACGTCCTCTCGCCAGAGGTCTGCGCCAGACCGGGAATTCTGTAA
- a CDS encoding lipid-binding SYLF domain-containing protein, whose amino-acid sequence MNVFRMIAPRLVTRAAMFHRFPRIIHCNRCRPIFSAFLAATMLILCPAPGKAMDVSEAQEIVDNARLIVARMLGHPDMGWLRRNLQEAKAIFIAPAIVRIGYLAGVAKGKGVLLVKDEQTGQWSDPAFFSLIGASAGLQIGIARTEVVALIMGRPETDSFLRGRFVFGPGAALAIGPLGAAAKAATTPTLRHGIVSFAKAEGAYAGVTLQGLIAMSDESANEAYYGSAMRSEEILAHPQTIRHWYSARIRNTLDRAGEDP is encoded by the coding sequence ATGAACGTCTTCCGCATGATCGCCCCTCGTCTCGTCACGCGAGCAGCGATGTTTCACCGCTTTCCACGCATCATCCACTGCAACAGATGCCGGCCGATTTTTTCGGCCTTCCTTGCTGCCACGATGCTGATACTGTGTCCGGCGCCCGGGAAGGCCATGGATGTCAGTGAGGCTCAGGAGATTGTCGACAATGCGCGGCTGATCGTCGCGCGAATGCTCGGTCATCCGGACATGGGCTGGTTGCGGCGGAATCTGCAGGAAGCCAAGGCCATCTTCATTGCTCCGGCGATCGTTCGAATCGGATACTTGGCCGGAGTGGCCAAAGGAAAGGGTGTCTTGTTGGTAAAGGACGAACAGACCGGACAATGGAGCGATCCGGCGTTCTTCAGCCTGATCGGAGCCAGCGCCGGTCTTCAAATAGGTATTGCTCGTACGGAAGTCGTCGCCCTCATTATGGGCCGCCCCGAGACCGACTCGTTCCTGCGAGGGCGGTTCGTCTTCGGACCAGGCGCGGCCTTGGCGATCGGTCCCCTGGGAGCTGCAGCAAAGGCGGCGACGACACCGACCCTGCGTCACGGCATCGTGTCATTTGCCAAGGCCGAAGGCGCCTATGCCGGCGTGACCCTCCAAGGCCTCATTGCGATGTCCGATGAATCCGCCAATGAGGCCTATTATGGCTCGGCGATGCGTTCAGAAGAGATTCTTGCCCATCCGCAAACCATCCGCCATTGGTATTCGGCCCGCATACGCAACACCTTGGACAGAGCGGGAGAGGATCCATGA